GGTACTCCCGCGCAGCGGCCAGAGGTCAAAGGCGTCGCGGTCGTTCCTCCCGGTCTACCGCAGGGGTGCCGCTGCCGACGGCGCGATGCTATCGTTTGCCGAACGGCCAATGGCAGGCTGAAGGGCCGCCCGAACGCCGTTTTTCCGAGCTTGACCTCTATCGGACGTGAGCGGCCGGCAGGAGTAGTCGGCAAGGTCTGCGACCGGACGGTGAATGTCGGAAAATTCGGGGCCGGTTCTTTTCCGGCGCGTCAATCAAGGTGCCCACTGGCGGGCCGAAGGTCGCGATCGCCCATGCCTCCAAGGCGATCCTGCGATGAGGCCTGCTATATGGGTCGCCCCAATGGGTGAGGCAAGCGTGATGCCCTCGGACGCCGAACCTCTCCGCGCGCCCAGACTCAATTTGCTCGCCACCAATAGCGCAGAGGAGCTGATGAGCCGATGTTGGAGGACGGCGCTGCTCCTGCCGGCGCTCGCGGATGCGCTGGCGGTTTTCAAGTCCGGCCGGCCGAGCCGGATGTTCGACATCACCGACTATCCAGAGGACGACAAAGAGTTGATCACCCAGATCCTCGGCGAGGGCGAGGTTGCCGGCGTCGCGGTGCTGGAGAACGGCATCATCGCCCAGATGCAGGAGGCTGTCATGGCCGGCGTCTGGCGTATCCGCTTCACCGTCGCTGATGGCCGGATCGTTGCCGACTATATCGAAGTGGGCAGCATTCCCGCTGCGGTCAGGCTGGCCTGCTCCCGGCTACCGGCATCGATCAGCTACGGCGCTGCGCCGGCTGGCGCCATGAATGTCATGCCCTTGCTCACCGAAATCGGTGACCGCATCACCCGCCATCGGGCCAGCGACCCTGCTCATGTCATCACCTTCTCGCTCTTCCCCATGAGCCCGGAAGACATGAGCTTCCTGCAACATACACTAGGGGTCGGGCCGGTGCGGCTGACCTCCCGCGGATATCGAACCTGCCGAATTGTCGCGACCGGGGCGCGCAAGGTCTGGTCGGTGCAGTTCTATGACGTCATGGACACGGCCATTCTCGATACGCTGGAAATCTGCGACATACCCTCGATCGCCATTGCCGCCGAAGAGGATTTCCATGACTCCATGATGCGGCTCCGGGAGATGGAGGAGGCGTATTTCAAATGAGCGGCTCGGAGTGTCCAGGCAAGTACGGGCCGTATTGGGCGAAAACATGGAGTGCGGCATCGCTGCCATGTCCATGGTCCTGCGATCGGCCACCCGGCGCCGCAGATCTCACCGAGGGTCCTTTTTGCCGATCTGCCGGAAAAACGGGTCTGTCCGAATTGCGCTGCGCCGCCATCGAAGTTCACGAGGCTGGGCGATGATCGCCGAGCTCACCGAAACTGCCAAGCTCGACCCGGCGCTGGCGCTGGGCGAACGGGTCGTGGCCTGCTATCGACACATCCTCGAGACCGCCATGACCGACGTCCCGATCTGCAATCCGGCGCTTAAGGTCGCGGCCACAGGTTTCCGGACCTATCGCGGCCGCGCCTTCGGCATTGTGACCACACCTTGGTTCATGAATCTAGTGGGCGTGGATCTGCCTGAAGGGGCACCTGGCGCGCCTGCCGCCATTGGCACGATCCTTCGTATCGGCTTTCCTGCGGGCAACGTCGAATTCATTGCCGGCGAGCTCGATGCGATCGGCCGCGTCGATTCCTGCGCGTTGCTCTCGCCGGTCTTCGAATTCGCTACGATGGAGGCGGCGCTCGAAATCCCGGAGGAGGCCGCCCGTGCGTTCTTTGATCCCGCTACGCTCGAGCCTACGCCGGCACCGGCGGCTGTCGTCAACCGGCGGGACCTGTTGCGCGGGCGGTTCCACAGGTGCGAGGAGCCCTCGGGATGACGGTTCTTCGCCGGCCAGGCACGATCAGTATTGAGGTGACGGTGTCAAGCGGAGTTGCTTCTTCCGTCGCAGTGAAGGCGAACCGGCCGCAAGGCCTAACCCGCATCTTCGTCGCCCGCCGGCCAGAGGAGGCGCCCACACTGGCACGGCAGGTGTTTTCGCTCTGTGGCTTCTCGCAATCGGTCGCCTCAAGGCTCGCTGTCCTCAATGCAGCTGATCTTTCCATGGGCGAAGGGGAGCGCGTCGCCGCCGCCACAGGTTTGTACGCCGAACGGATCTTCGAAACTCTGCGGGCATTGATTCTCCATTGGCCGTCGCCACTGCCGAACGAGCTCGCGCCAGTCGCCGGCAGATGTTTGCGGCGGGCACTGGCTGCCTCACAGGAGATCATCGGGCAGGCGAGTAGCGGCAAGATCAACCCCCAACAACTCGCTTCGGCGGTCGCTCGTCTCTGCTTTGCGGCCAGGTCGATCGGGATTTCCGATCCGGGCGACATGCCATTGCCGGGCTCCGCCTGTGCCGCAATGATGCAGGACATAGTCAACAATCGAGTTTTTGCCGACCGGCTGCCCGATGCGCTGACCGTCGAAGATGACCACGAGGTCATCTTCCGCCTTAGTGATGAACCCGATTACAGTAACCTGCCGCATCTTCCCGGCCGGGTCGTCGAGACGGGGGCCTACGCCCGGCGCCCCGCATGGGGAGCCGCTTCTGGCTCCCATCTCGCGCGGCGCTTCCTGGCCCGGATTGGCGATGTCGGGTACTGCCTCGGGCAACTGAAGGCTGTCGCCCGCGCAGGCGAACATGACTGGGTAACGCTCGCCTGCGGCGCACCGGCGCCGGGCGCCGGCGGCTATGGAGCCGTGGAATGCGCACGCGGGCGACTCTATCATCAGGCAGAGATTGGTGGCAACGGCAGGCTCTCGGCCTATCGCATCCTCGCCCCGACGGAATGGAACTTTCACCCGGCCGGCCCTTTCGTCGATACATTGCTGCGGTCGCGGATCGGCTCAGACGATTCCGCCCCCCGGTCCGTCTCCCTGCTCGCCGTTCTGTTCGACCCTTGCGTCGCTTTCGATGTCGGCATCCGTGAGGCCGACGATGCATGAGATGTCGCTGATGGAAAGCGTGATTGAGATTGTGTGTGAGACCGCGCGGCTGAATGGCGCAAGGCAGGTCAAGTCAATCCGTCTCGATGTCGGCGTGCTGAGCCACGTCGATCCTGACGCGTTGCTCTTCTGTTACGAAGCGGTGCGGCACGGCACGCTCGCCGGGCAGGCGAAGCTCGAGATCAATCGCATCGCCGGCGAGGGCTGGTGCCTCGATTGCGGCAAGACCGTAGCTTTGCAGAAGCGGTTCGGTCCCTGCTCCGACTGCGGGCGGCATCGAGTCCAGATGACGGCAGGCTACGAATTGAAGATCAGGGACATGGAGGTGATTTGATGTGCACGGTATGCGGTTGCGGAACCTCACCTATCGGAGGCTACAAGCACGAAGCGGGCAGAAAAGGGCTCGACCATGACCATCATCACCACCACGGTCACGATCACCATACTCACGATCATCGCCACCACGACGGCGCGGCTGATCACCACCATGCAAAGGAAGGCTCGGTCCACCGCAGCCACGGCATTGCCGGCGTGCATGTCCCTGGGATGAGTCAGGAACGGATCATTCAGGTCGAGAAGGAGATTCTTTCGAAGAACGACGCTTATGCAGCCGAAAATCGGAGGTATTTCGCAGGCCAGGGCATTTTCGCGCTCAACTTTGTCTCCAGCCCCGGCTCAGGCAAGACCAGCCTGCTTGTGCGGACGATCAGGGAGCTCAAGGATCGTATGACGATCAATGTCATCGAAGGCGATCAGCAGACTTCGAATGACGCGGCTCGCATTCGCGAGTCAGGCGCCCGCGCGATCCAGATCAACACTGGCAAGGGCTGCCATCTCGACGCCCATATGGTCGGTCATGCGGTCGGGGACCTTGCGCCTGAGCCGGGCTCTGCGCTCTTCATCGAGAATGTTGGCAATCTTATCTGTCCCGCCGCTTTCGATCTCGGCGAGGCTTACAAGGTCGTGGTGCTCTCGGTCACCGAGGGCGAGGACAAGCCGCTCAAATATCCCGACATGTTCGCCGCCGCCGACCTGATGATCCTCAATAAGGCGGACCTGCTGCCGCACCTGGATTTCAACATCGAGCTTTGCATTACCAACGCGCTCTGCGTGAATCCGCGGCTGCACAGCCTGATTGTCTCCGCCCGCACGGGCGAGGGGATGGAAGCCTTCTATGGCTGGCTCGAAGCATCCGCTGCCCGCTCGAAGGTGGTGTGATCAATGGCGCGGGTGCACGCACAACCGGCCGGAAGCGAGGTCCGCCGACGGTTTAGGCTGCGGGTGCGCGGCACTGTGCAGGGCGTCGGCTTTCGGCCTTTCGTCTACAGGCTCGCGCGAAAGATGCGGCTCTCCGGATACGTCCTTAATGACAGCGCGGGCGTGCTGATCGAGATCGAGGGCCTGGAGGCAGACGACTTCTCCAAGGAGATCCGAACTCAGGCGCCGCCGCTCGCCCGTATCGACGCCGTCGATCTGCTGGAGCTGGCACCAGTTGGCGACAATCGGTTCGAAATTCTCGACAGCCTCGCCGGCAGGAGTGCGACTCGTATCGGCGCCGACGCCGCGATTTGCGAGGAATGCCGGCGGGAGCTCAACGATCCAGGAAGCCGGTTTTTCGGCTATCCCTTCGTCAACTGTACCCAATGCGGCCCGCGCTTCACGATCACCTGCGCGCTTCCCTATGACCGCGCCCGGACCTCGATGGCCTCGTTTTCGATGTGCGGTGCTTGCGCGGCTGACTATGACGACCCGGAGAACCGGCGCTTCCATGCCGAGCCCATTGCCTGTCCCGATTGCGGTCCGAGGCTCAGCCATCCGGTCGCCGAGTTGTCGGCGCGGCTCGAAGGCGGCGCGATCATCGCACTTAAGGGGGTCGGCGGGTTCCACCTGCTCTGCGATGCCCGCAACGACGCGGCCATTGATCTCCTTAGGCTGCGCAAGGGTCGGGGCCAGAAACCCTTCGCCGTCATGGTGCGGGATATCCCCGCGGCGCGGCAAATCGCCCAGCTGACCGACGCAGAAGAGGAATTGCTGACCTCCGCGGCAAGCCCGATCGTTCTTGTCGAGGCACTTGCCGGCGAACTCTCCAATCGCATTGCGCCATCGCTCCGGCGGATAGGTCTCATTCTGGCCTACGCACCCGCGCACTTCCTCCTGTTCGATGAGCTCGATCGTTTTTCGCCGGTCTATCCCCCTGCGCTGGTTGCGACCAGTGCCAATCCCCGTGGTGAGCCGCTCATCGCAGACAATATGGATGCCGAGCTCCGCCTGTCCGCGGTCGCCGATCTTATCGTCACCCATGATCGCGATATCATCATGCGCGCTGACGACTCAGTCATGCAGGTGATTGACGGCGCTCCCGCCTTCATCCGCCGCGCCCGCGGTTTTGTGCCAGAGCCCATCGACCTCGGCGAGGACGGACCTTCCGTTATTGCTACCGGTGCAGACCTCAAGAACACCCTATGCGTCACACGGAGGAGCGAGGCCTTCCTGTCGCAACATATAGGCGGCCTCGACAATAGGGAGGCGATACGCTTCGAGCTTGAAGCGGCTGCCCATCTCTGTTCGATCCTTGATGTGAAGCCGGAGTTCGCGGCCTGCGACCTGCATCCAGATTTTCGCTCGGTGCGGATGGCGGAGAGCTTCGGTCTCCCGGTCGTGCGAGTCCAGCACCATCTCGCTCATATCGCCGCCGTCGCTGCGGAACATCGGCTTGCCGGGTCGGTTCTAGGGCTCGCGCTTGACGGCTACGGCTTTGGCACCGACGGCAGCAGTTGGGGCGGGGAGCTGCTTGCAGTCGAGCGACATGGCTGGCGGCGCTTGGGATCACTCATGCCGCTGCCGCTGCCGGGTGGCGACCGCGCGGCCCGTGAACCCTGGCGCATGGGGGTCGCGGCGCTTCAGGCCGCGGGCCGCATCGACCTGGCGCTGTCGCTCGTGCCGGCTCATTGCGGCATGGCGCAATTGACGGCGATGTTCAGCCACGGCATGCGGTCCCCGGTTACGAGCAGCCTGGGCCGGCTCTTCGATGCTGCCGCGGCGATATCGGGAACTCGCCTTGTCCAGACCTATGAGGGACAGGCGGCGATGGAATTCGAGGCGCTCGTTCGGGCGCCGCGCAGCCTTCCCGGCGGGTATGCCATAAAGAACGGGGTCCTCGACTTCCGGCCGCTCATTCTGCGTCTGACTGAGACAGGGAGCGGCGCCGCCGATGCCGCCGACCTCTTCCATGGCACGCTGATTGCCGGCCTTGCAGTTTGGGCGGCCAAGGGTGCGGCAAGCCTCGGCACGCAGCAGGTTGCGCTTAGCGGCGGATGTATGACAAACCGCGTCCTTGCGGCGGGTCTAGCGCAGGCGCTGCGGCAGCGCGGCCTTAAGCCATATTTGCCGCGAATGGCGCCGGCCAATGACGGGGGAGTTGCGCTGGGGCAAGCGGCCTATGCGCGGCAGGTTATCATGAACAAGCATGCATCTGAGCTGGAGAGCCCGACATGTGCCTAGCCATACCGGTCAAGGTCACCGAAGTGCTCCCCGGCGATATGGCGAAAGTCAAGCTTGAGGGCGTCTTGAAGGTCATATCGACGGCCCTGATAGACGATATCAGACCGGGCGACTACGTCATCCTCCATGTCGGCTATGCGCTGACGAAGATTAAACCTGAGGAGGCGCAACGGACGCTCACGCTGATCCAAGAGGCTTCGATGGGTGTTGCGCCATGAAGTATATCGACGAATATCGAGACGGAAGGCTCGCCAAGCTTATTGCGGATCGGATAGCGGCTCTTGCCGATGCGGCCCGCTCCTATTGCCTTATGGAGTTCTGCGGTGGGCACACTCATGCGATCTCTCGTTACGGACTTGAGGATCTGCTACCTGCCAATGTCCGGATGATCCACGGCCCGGGCTGTCCGGTTTGCGTGCTGCCGATCGGCCGGATCGACGCAGCGATCGCGCTTGCGGCCCGTCCCGAGATCACGCTCTGTACTTATGGCGACCTGATGCGAGTCCCGGGCACAAATCGTTCGAGCCTGCTTGAGGCCAAGGCGGCCGGTGCCGATGTCCGTGTAGTCTATTCGACGCTCGACGCGTTGAGGGTCGCGGAGACCGAGCCGGAGCGCGAGGTGGTGTTCTTCGCGATTGGTTTCGAGACTACGACGCCGCCAACTGCGCTTGCACTCAAGACGGCTATCGCCAAAGGCCTCGGCAATTTCTCGGTCTTCTGCAACCATGTAGTGACGCCGGCGGCGATGCACCACATTCTCGAAAGCCCGCCTGTCCGCAAGCTCGGCTCGATCAAGATCGATGGTTTCATCGGCCCAGCTCATGTCAGCGCCGTGATCGGCACAAAGCCCTATGAATTGTTCGCCGAGAAATATTGCAAGCCGGTCGTGGTGGCAGGCTTCGAGCCACTCGACGTCGTCCAGGCAATCCTGATGCTGGTGCGGCAGATCAACGACGGCAGGCATGTCGTGGAAAACCAATACATCCGCGCGGTGACCAGACACGGCAATGACAAGGCGCAGGCGGAGGTGGCGAATTTCTTCGAGCTGCGCGAGAGCTTCGAGTGGCGAGGCCTTGGCGAACTGCCTTTGAGCGGGCTGCGGCTGCGCCCGCAATATGCGGCCTATGATGCCGAGAAGCGTTTTTCGATGATGACCCCCAGGGGCAAGGACAATCCGGCCTGTGAATGCGGCGCCATTCTGCGCGGAGCCAAGCAACCTGCCGAATGCAAACTGTTTGGCGCGGTCTGTACGCCCGATACGCCGATGGGGTCCTGCATGGTGTCTTCGGAAGGCGCCTGCGCCGCACAATGGATCTATGGCCGCTTCCGCGAGAAGGCACCGCAGGCGAATGCCACCAGGGTGGTCACATGAACATGATGACCGACGCCTACAAACGAAAGCTCGATCTTGCGGAAGGCCGGGTGGACCTCTCGCATGGCGCCGGCGGACGTGCCATGAGACAACTCATCGAGGGCATCTTCCATGAGGCTTTCGACAACGAATGGCTGCGTGCCGCGAATGACCAGTCAGCCTTCGCCGTTTCGGGCGGCCGCATGGTGATGAGCACCGACGGCTATGTCGTCTCGCCGCTGTTTTTTCCCGGCGGGAATATCGGCTCGCTCGCCGTGCACGGCACGATCAACGACATCGCCATGGCCGCTGCTCGGCCGCTCTATCTCTCAGCGAGCTTCATTATCGAGGAGGGCTTTCCGCTCGCCGATCTCAAACGCATCGCAGACAGCATGGGCGTGGCTTCGCGCGAGGCCGCTGTGCCGATTATCACCGGCGATACCAAGGTGGTGGAGCGAGGCAACGCCGACGGTGTCTTCATCTCGACGGCTGGTGTCGGCAGGGTCCTGGACGGGCTCGATCTGCGCGCCGATGCCGCCCGGCCGCGCGATGCGGTCATCCTCTCCGGCTCAATCGGTGATCACGGCGTCGCCGTGATGTCGAACCGCGAGAACTTGCAATTCGATGCGGCGATCGTCTCCGATAGCGCTCCCCTGCACACGCTGGTGGCCATGATGGCAGAAGCCGGTGGGAGGCATATCCGGCTAATGCGCGATCCCACGCGCGGCGGCATCGCCGCCACTCTCAACGAAATCGCGAGCCAGTCGAAGGTCGGCTTTCATATCGATGAGGAAGCGATCCCGATCAAGCCGGAGGTGGCCGCGGTTTGCGAGTTGCTCGGGCTCGATCCGCTCAATGTCGCCAATGAGGGCAAGCTTGTCGCGGTCACCGCGCCGGAAGGCGCCGAAGCAATTCTGGCTGCGATGCGTGCACATCCCCTCGGGCGCGAGGCGGCCCTCATCGGACATGTCGTCGCTGACGATTACTGTTTCGTGCAGATGTCGACCTCCTTCGGCGGCCGCCGGATCGTCGACTGGCTTACGGGCGAGCAGTTGCCAAGAATCTGCTAGGGCAGATACCGTCCTGCTTCTCTGCTGCAGCTTCAATTCTCTGTTCCTGCATGTCGACTTGCGAGATGCTCCGTCATCATCCCGTCGAGCACAGCGAGCACTTTGAGGCCAGAGCCCTTGAAGCGTATCAGCGCAATGCATCCATGACGTAAATGGGTGTTATCCAAACAATCAATTTTCCCAATCCATCGAGCGCCATTAGAAAATGCTGAAACTAACGAAAATCAAGTCCACCAGTGCGTAGCTCTTACCTGCCGGCATTTCGCTCGGCAGATTGACAACAGCAGGTGACGCGAACGAAGACACGATCGCCCGTGCGAGGCAACCGGGAAGCTATCGGTATAACCCGCTCAGACGGGGTATTTGAGTATGCCGTTATCGGCGGAAGGAACGCGAAGAGGGGATATGTGCGGGATTGTGGGTATCGTCGGGCAGCAGCCGGTCTCGGAGCGGTTGGTGGATGCGTTGAAGCGGCTTGAATATCGCGGCTACGATTCGGCCGGCGTCGCGACCATCGACGGCGGAGCGCTGGATCGCCGGCGCGCCGAGGGCAAGATCGTCAATCTCGAGGCAAGGTTGAGAGAACGGCCTCTGGCCGGCGCCATCGGCATAGGCCATACGCGCTGGGCGACCCACGGCGCGCCGACCGAACGCAATGCGCACCCCCATTTCACCGACGGCGTCGCGGTCGTACACAACGGTATCATCGAGAATTTTGCCGAGCTGAAGGACGAGCTCTCCGAAGCGGGTGCCGAATTCGAGAGCGAGACCGACACCGAAGCCGTCGCGCAGCTGCTGGCAAGATTTCGCCGCGACGGCCTGGGACGGCGCGAGGCGATGTTTGCGACGCTGAGGCGTTTGAAGGGCGCCTATGCACTCGCTGTCCTTTACGAAGATGACCCGTTCACGATCATGGCGGCCCGCAACGGCCCACCGCTGGCGATCGGCCATGGCGAGGGCGAGATGTTCCTTGGCTCCGACGCCATCGCGCTCGCGCCGTTCACCAAT
The sequence above is drawn from the Sinorhizobium fredii genome and encodes:
- the hypB gene encoding hydrogenase nickel incorporation protein HypB, encoding MCTVCGCGTSPIGGYKHEAGRKGLDHDHHHHHGHDHHTHDHRHHDGAADHHHAKEGSVHRSHGIAGVHVPGMSQERIIQVEKEILSKNDAYAAENRRYFAGQGIFALNFVSSPGSGKTSLLVRTIRELKDRMTINVIEGDQQTSNDAARIRESGARAIQINTGKGCHLDAHMVGHAVGDLAPEPGSALFIENVGNLICPAAFDLGEAYKVVVLSVTEGEDKPLKYPDMFAAADLMILNKADLLPHLDFNIELCITNALCVNPRLHSLIVSARTGEGMEAFYGWLEASAARSKVV
- a CDS encoding HypC/HybG/HupF family hydrogenase formation chaperone, which translates into the protein MCLAIPVKVTEVLPGDMAKVKLEGVLKVISTALIDDIRPGDYVILHVGYALTKIKPEEAQRTLTLIQEASMGVAP
- a CDS encoding nickel-dependent hydrogenase large subunit, with translation MTVLRRPGTISIEVTVSSGVASSVAVKANRPQGLTRIFVARRPEEAPTLARQVFSLCGFSQSVASRLAVLNAADLSMGEGERVAAATGLYAERIFETLRALILHWPSPLPNELAPVAGRCLRRALAASQEIIGQASSGKINPQQLASAVARLCFAARSIGISDPGDMPLPGSACAAMMQDIVNNRVFADRLPDALTVEDDHEVIFRLSDEPDYSNLPHLPGRVVETGAYARRPAWGAASGSHLARRFLARIGDVGYCLGQLKAVARAGEHDWVTLACGAPAPGAGGYGAVECARGRLYHQAEIGGNGRLSAYRILAPTEWNFHPAGPFVDTLLRSRIGSDDSAPRSVSLLAVLFDPCVAFDVGIREADDA
- the hypF gene encoding carbamoyltransferase HypF, coding for MARVHAQPAGSEVRRRFRLRVRGTVQGVGFRPFVYRLARKMRLSGYVLNDSAGVLIEIEGLEADDFSKEIRTQAPPLARIDAVDLLELAPVGDNRFEILDSLAGRSATRIGADAAICEECRRELNDPGSRFFGYPFVNCTQCGPRFTITCALPYDRARTSMASFSMCGACAADYDDPENRRFHAEPIACPDCGPRLSHPVAELSARLEGGAIIALKGVGGFHLLCDARNDAAIDLLRLRKGRGQKPFAVMVRDIPAARQIAQLTDAEEELLTSAASPIVLVEALAGELSNRIAPSLRRIGLILAYAPAHFLLFDELDRFSPVYPPALVATSANPRGEPLIADNMDAELRLSAVADLIVTHDRDIIMRADDSVMQVIDGAPAFIRRARGFVPEPIDLGEDGPSVIATGADLKNTLCVTRRSEAFLSQHIGGLDNREAIRFELEAAAHLCSILDVKPEFAACDLHPDFRSVRMAESFGLPVVRVQHHLAHIAAVAAEHRLAGSVLGLALDGYGFGTDGSSWGGELLAVERHGWRRLGSLMPLPLPGGDRAAREPWRMGVAALQAAGRIDLALSLVPAHCGMAQLTAMFSHGMRSPVTSSLGRLFDAAAAISGTRLVQTYEGQAAMEFEALVRAPRSLPGGYAIKNGVLDFRPLILRLTETGSGAADAADLFHGTLIAGLAVWAAKGAASLGTQQVALSGGCMTNRVLAAGLAQALRQRGLKPYLPRMAPANDGGVALGQAAYARQVIMNKHASELESPTCA
- the hybE gene encoding [NiFe]-hydrogenase assembly chaperone HybE — protein: MGERVVACYRHILETAMTDVPICNPALKVAATGFRTYRGRAFGIVTTPWFMNLVGVDLPEGAPGAPAAIGTILRIGFPAGNVEFIAGELDAIGRVDSCALLSPVFEFATMEAALEIPEEAARAFFDPATLEPTPAPAAVVNRRDLLRGRFHRCEEPSG
- a CDS encoding rubredoxin, which codes for MRHRCHVHGPAIGHPAPQISPRVLFADLPEKRVCPNCAAPPSKFTRLGDDRRAHRNCQARPGAGAGRTGRGLLSTHPRDRHDRRPDLQSGA
- the hypD gene encoding hydrogenase formation protein HypD, with protein sequence MKYIDEYRDGRLAKLIADRIAALADAARSYCLMEFCGGHTHAISRYGLEDLLPANVRMIHGPGCPVCVLPIGRIDAAIALAARPEITLCTYGDLMRVPGTNRSSLLEAKAAGADVRVVYSTLDALRVAETEPEREVVFFAIGFETTTPPTALALKTAIAKGLGNFSVFCNHVVTPAAMHHILESPPVRKLGSIKIDGFIGPAHVSAVIGTKPYELFAEKYCKPVVVAGFEPLDVVQAILMLVRQINDGRHVVENQYIRAVTRHGNDKAQAEVANFFELRESFEWRGLGELPLSGLRLRPQYAAYDAEKRFSMMTPRGKDNPACECGAILRGAKQPAECKLFGAVCTPDTPMGSCMVSSEGACAAQWIYGRFREKAPQANATRVVT
- the hypA gene encoding hydrogenase maturation nickel metallochaperone HypA, which translates into the protein MHEMSLMESVIEIVCETARLNGARQVKSIRLDVGVLSHVDPDALLFCYEAVRHGTLAGQAKLEINRIAGEGWCLDCGKTVALQKRFGPCSDCGRHRVQMTAGYELKIRDMEVI
- the hypE gene encoding hydrogenase expression/formation protein HypE; translated protein: MNMMTDAYKRKLDLAEGRVDLSHGAGGRAMRQLIEGIFHEAFDNEWLRAANDQSAFAVSGGRMVMSTDGYVVSPLFFPGGNIGSLAVHGTINDIAMAAARPLYLSASFIIEEGFPLADLKRIADSMGVASREAAVPIITGDTKVVERGNADGVFISTAGVGRVLDGLDLRADAARPRDAVILSGSIGDHGVAVMSNRENLQFDAAIVSDSAPLHTLVAMMAEAGGRHIRLMRDPTRGGIAATLNEIASQSKVGFHIDEEAIPIKPEVAAVCELLGLDPLNVANEGKLVAVTAPEGAEAILAAMRAHPLGREAALIGHVVADDYCFVQMSTSFGGRRIVDWLTGEQLPRIC
- a CDS encoding hydrogenase expression/formation protein, which gives rise to MRPAIWVAPMGEASVMPSDAEPLRAPRLNLLATNSAEELMSRCWRTALLLPALADALAVFKSGRPSRMFDITDYPEDDKELITQILGEGEVAGVAVLENGIIAQMQEAVMAGVWRIRFTVADGRIVADYIEVGSIPAAVRLACSRLPASISYGAAPAGAMNVMPLLTEIGDRITRHRASDPAHVITFSLFPMSPEDMSFLQHTLGVGPVRLTSRGYRTCRIVATGARKVWSVQFYDVMDTAILDTLEICDIPSIAIAAEEDFHDSMMRLREMEEAYFK